One Phaseolus vulgaris cultivar G19833 chromosome 11, P. vulgaris v2.0, whole genome shotgun sequence genomic window carries:
- the LOC137835794 gene encoding uncharacterized mitochondrial protein AtMg00810-like, with protein MIDNTLFIKKSNSEIILVQIYVDGIIFGATQDSLCEEFVAAMKGEFEISMMRELSFFLRLQVKQTKDGIFLCQSKYCKEILKKFEMESGKEANTHMPSSCYMDADVAGKGVDQTKYRGLIGSLLYLTTSRPNIMFVVCLCARYQANRKESHFKAAKRILKYLKGTTNVGLWYPSHSPIHLIGYSDSDFAGCKLDRKNTSGTCHLLVSSLISWHSKKQAFVALSTAEAEYIAAGSCCAQIL; from the coding sequence atgattgacaatactctcttcatcaaaaagtcaaattctgaaattatccttgtgcaAATTTATGTTGATggcatcatctttggtgctacacaagatagtttgtgtgaagaatttgtggctgctatgaaaggtgagtttgaaatatCTATGATGAGAgaactgtctttctttcttagattgcaggtcaagcaaacaaaggatggaatctttctatgccaatcaaagtattgtaaagaaattctcaagaaatttgaaatggagagtggCAAGGAAGCAAACACACATATGCCCTCAAGCTGCTATATGGATGCAGATGTtgctggaaaaggggtagatcaaacaaaatatagaggtttgattggctctttgctctATCTAACAACGAGTAGACCGAACATAATGTTTGTggtatgtctttgtgcaagatatcaagcaaatcgaAAGGAAtcccacttcaaagctgcaaagagaattttgaaatatctcaaaggaacaacaaatgttgggttatggtatccttctcactctcccattcatttaattggctattcagattctgattttgcaggatgcAAGCTGGACAGGAAAaacacaagtggcacttgccatcTTCTTGTTTCAAGCctcatctcatggcatagcaagaagcaagcttttGTGGCTCTCTCTACTGCAGAGGCTGAGTACATTgctgctggaagctgttgtgcacaaatcCTCTAG